In the Cellvibrio sp. KY-GH-1 genome, TTTGTGGATCGCTTGGTGAGCACCGCCATGTACTACCCCTGCAACTACGGTTACATCCCTCAAACCCTGTGTGGCGATGGCGATGCTGCAGACGTACTGGTTGTTTTCCCTCAACCGGTTCAAGCAGGCTCTGTGATTCGCTGCCGCCCACTGGGTGTGCTGAAGATGACTGACGAAGCCGGTGAAGATGCGAAAATCGTTGCGGTGCCGCACGACAAGCTGACCACCATTTACAGCAACGTAAAAACCCTGAGCGACCTACCCGAAGTGACTGTGAAGCAAATCGAACACTTTTTCGAGCACTACAAAGATCTGGAAAAAGGCAAGTGGGTAAAAGTTGCCGGCTGGGGTGATGTAGAGGAAGCGCGCGCTGAAATCCTGAAAGCGGCTGAAACCTACAAAAGCAACAAATAATTCCGGCGCTCAGCGCCAGCAGTAAAAAGTTACACCTAAAAAACAAATAGATAGCACCAAACAAGGTAGCATCGACCGCTTGATCCGGTGAGAGAGATCAAATCCGGGGGCTTTTGCCCCCGGATTTACCAAGCAGTTAAAAAACCCTAGTGCACGGACAGGCAATAGAACAAAACCAGCAACCAATTAATAACAATCGCTGCATAAAAACTACAAACACGAGGTTTTGAGACCATGCAAGATTCCACTGCGGGGGCCGTCACCGGTACACCCCACAAGCTTTCGATTGGCGAGAAAATCGGCTACTCCCTTGGGGATGCCGCCGCAAACTTTGTCTGGCGAAGCGGATTTTTTATCCCGGTGTTTTACACCGACACCTTTGGTATAGCCGCAGCCCATGCGACCATTTTGATTTTGATTGTGCGCCTGTCGGACGGTATTACCGACATCATGATGGGGTCGATCGCCGACCGCACCAAAACCAAACAGGGTAAATTCCGCCCCTGGATTCTCTGGTCCACGCCCTTTCTCGCGCTATTCCTATCGCTGATTTTTACCACGCCCGATTTGAGCTATACCGGTAAAGTCATCTACGCATTCGTTATTTATTTCTGCCTGACGCTCGCCTACACCGCCAACAACGTGCCCTATGGCGCTCTCATGGGGGTAATGACCGATAGCGTCACCGAA is a window encoding:
- the ppa gene encoding inorganic diphosphatase, with product MSFELVPAGKSLPDDFYVVIEIPMNSGIKYEIDKDSNSLFVDRLVSTAMYYPCNYGYIPQTLCGDGDAADVLVVFPQPVQAGSVIRCRPLGVLKMTDEAGEDAKIVAVPHDKLTTIYSNVKTLSDLPEVTVKQIEHFFEHYKDLEKGKWVKVAGWGDVEEARAEILKAAETYKSNK